In one Brevibacillus composti genomic region, the following are encoded:
- a CDS encoding PRC-barrel domain-containing protein — protein sequence MRKAMDVVGLPVFSLETGEEIGVIRDILVDSETWLVLGVLLSEQGWFQSGTYIPYDRIHAVGESCLTVSGEDAITSLEQLAAPEPAGIVTGKGKLKGKSVISVSGDLLGRLEDVYFSADWEKIVGYELSNGWLADVTEGRKRLSVPPSVIIGEENLIVPD from the coding sequence ATGCGCAAGGCAATGGATGTGGTCGGCTTGCCGGTTTTCTCGCTGGAGACAGGAGAAGAAATCGGTGTGATCCGTGACATTCTAGTGGACTCAGAGACATGGCTTGTCCTCGGAGTCTTGCTGAGCGAGCAGGGCTGGTTCCAATCGGGCACCTACATCCCCTACGACCGCATTCACGCGGTGGGTGAATCCTGCCTCACCGTGTCGGGCGAAGACGCGATTACCTCCTTGGAGCAACTGGCTGCTCCCGAACCTGCCGGGATTGTGACCGGAAAAGGGAAATTGAAGGGCAAATCCGTCATTTCCGTTTCCGGGGACCTGCTTGGCCGATTGGAAGATGTTTACTTCTCTGCGGATTGGGAGAAAATTGTAGGGTATGAATTATCGAACGGTTGGCTGGCGGACGTCACCGAAGGACGCAAGCGCCTTTCCGTTCCTCCATCCGTCATTATTGGGGAAGAAAACCTGATCGTGCCGGACTAG
- a CDS encoding DUF1292 domain-containing protein, whose protein sequence is MSEEVFEEFEVGDVIALTEEGSDDPRDFRIMYIFDIEDRSYLVLVPVDQEEEEEYEVHFLRYDGTDMLQPIEDDEEWEQVEATFETLITDLEKEDL, encoded by the coding sequence ATGAGTGAAGAGGTTTTTGAGGAGTTTGAAGTAGGCGATGTAATCGCGCTGACTGAAGAAGGCAGCGATGACCCGCGAGATTTCCGCATCATGTATATTTTTGACATCGAGGATCGTTCCTATCTGGTCCTGGTGCCGGTCGATCAGGAGGAGGAAGAGGAGTACGAAGTGCACTTCCTTCGCTATGACGGAACCGACATGCTGCAGCCGATCGAGGACGATGAAGAGTGGGAGCAGGTAGAAGCCACTTTCGAAACCTTGATCACCGATCTGGAAAAAGAAGATTTGTAA
- a CDS encoding AI-2E family transporter codes for MDGFRNSRFLPVAIWLIILLVIGNLLWLLRPVLTAWLRLLSEILLPFLVGLLIAYLLHPIVEVLERRRVPRLIAVLLIYASFVLVIAVAVVNAIPIFTNQLVELADDIPRLTEWYHKWMSEWEAHKYFLPDSISLGVDRVIIQSQEKMSHTISQMVDNARNTLGKLLGFAVVPFVAFYLLKDMKDLHRTGMSLIPARYRKQVLAVLRDVNESLGNYIHGQMLVALIVGLCAYIGYWLIGMPYPFVLAAMVCLTNVIPYVGPIIGAAPAIVVALTISVRMTLFVLAVNVIIQILEGNILSPNVVGRSLQLHPLLIIMALLAGEAIGGIVGLIVAVPVLAVCKVVINRIALIYHES; via the coding sequence GTGGATGGATTTCGCAATAGCCGCTTTTTGCCTGTGGCCATTTGGCTGATCATCCTGCTCGTCATCGGCAACCTGCTCTGGCTGCTGCGCCCAGTCCTCACCGCCTGGCTGCGGCTGCTGTCGGAGATCTTACTCCCGTTTCTGGTCGGGTTATTGATCGCCTATCTCCTGCACCCGATCGTCGAGGTGCTGGAGCGGCGCCGAGTGCCTCGGCTCATCGCGGTCCTGCTCATCTACGCTTCGTTCGTCCTGGTCATCGCGGTGGCGGTGGTCAATGCCATTCCCATTTTTACGAACCAGCTGGTGGAGCTGGCTGACGATATCCCCCGGCTGACCGAGTGGTATCACAAATGGATGAGCGAATGGGAAGCGCATAAATATTTTCTGCCGGACAGCATCTCCCTCGGAGTGGACCGAGTGATTATCCAGTCCCAGGAGAAGATGTCGCACACCATCTCGCAGATGGTCGATAACGCTCGCAATACGCTGGGCAAGCTGCTTGGCTTTGCCGTCGTCCCTTTTGTCGCTTTCTACCTGCTCAAGGATATGAAGGACCTGCATCGGACGGGCATGTCACTGATCCCCGCCCGCTACCGCAAGCAGGTGCTGGCTGTCCTGCGGGATGTCAATGAATCCCTGGGCAATTACATACACGGCCAGATGCTCGTGGCGCTGATCGTCGGTCTCTGCGCCTATATCGGGTACTGGCTGATTGGGATGCCGTACCCGTTCGTCCTGGCGGCGATGGTCTGCCTGACCAACGTCATCCCGTACGTCGGCCCGATCATCGGGGCAGCTCCGGCCATCGTGGTCGCGCTGACCATTTCGGTCCGGATGACCTTGTTCGTGCTGGCTGTAAATGTGATCATCCAGATCCTGGAGGGGAATATCCTGTCGCCCAATGTCGTCGGCCGCTCTCTCCAGCTCCATCCGCTGCTGATCATCATGGCGCTGCTCGCCGGGGAGGCGATCGGCGGCATCGTCGGGCTGATCGTTGCCGTGCCTGTTCTGGCCGTCTGCAAAGTCGTGATCAACCGAATCGCTTTGATTTACCATGAAAGTTGA
- a CDS encoding methyl-accepting chemotaxis protein, translating to MPAEQSSQSAEEIAHLIHRVRDDIQASVKAMGATTLSVQEGRVGVSHAGESFAQILTAVRDVSSQVHRMNDSAQAMNQGTEQLVAQADEIARLAQQTALDTQEVAGASEQQTATTEEMTAAAETLAKMAERLSEQVKQFTI from the coding sequence TTGCCGGCTGAGCAGTCGAGTCAGTCAGCAGAGGAGATCGCTCATCTGATTCATCGTGTCAGGGATGACATCCAGGCTTCCGTCAAGGCGATGGGGGCGACCACTTTATCCGTCCAAGAAGGACGAGTGGGTGTATCGCATGCAGGTGAATCCTTTGCGCAAATCCTAACCGCTGTCCGGGATGTGAGCAGCCAGGTACATCGGATGAATGATTCCGCGCAAGCGATGAATCAAGGCACCGAGCAATTGGTTGCCCAAGCGGATGAGATCGCCCGGCTGGCGCAGCAGACCGCCCTCGATACCCAAGAAGTAGCCGGCGCCTCCGAACAACAGACAGCCACGACAGAAGAGATGACGGCTGCAGCGGAGACTTTGGCAAAAATGGCCGAGCGGTTGTCAGAACAAGTAAAACAATTTACAATCTAA
- a CDS encoding IreB family regulatory phosphoprotein yields MSSMDNTMKFTVPKENKAEEVRETLTEVYQALQEKGYNPITQIVGYLLSGDPAFIPRHNNARSLIGKIERDRIIEELVTVYLTEQRK; encoded by the coding sequence GTGAGTTCGATGGACAATACCATGAAGTTCACGGTGCCCAAAGAGAATAAGGCAGAGGAAGTACGGGAAACCTTGACCGAGGTGTATCAAGCCTTGCAAGAGAAAGGCTACAATCCGATTACCCAGATTGTCGGCTACCTCTTGTCTGGAGATCCGGCGTTCATTCCCCGCCATAACAATGCAAGAAGCCTGATTGGCAAAATCGAGCGGGACCGCATCATTGAAGAGTTGGTGACCGTGTATTTGACAGAACAACGTAAGTAG
- the alaS gene encoding alanine--tRNA ligase, giving the protein MKKLTGNQIRRMFLDFFVQKGHRIEPSASLVPVDDPSLLWINSGVATLKKYFDGRIIPENPRITNSQKSIRTNDIENVGRTARHHTFFEMLGNFSIGDYFKEEAIHWAWEFLTSKDWIGFDPEKLSVTIHPEDDEAFEIWHKQIGLPEERIIRLEGNFWDIGEGPSGPNTEIFYDRGEAFGNDPNDPELYPGGENERYLEVWNLVFSQFNHNPDGTYTPLPKKNIDTGMGLERMASIIQEVDNNFETDLLFPLIEATSAISGVAYKQSPETDVALKVIADHARTVTFAIGDGALPSNEGRGYVIRRLLRRAVRMGKKLGIEKPFLFGLTETVGKMMGEFYPEVVEKRAFIEKVIRAEEERFHETLNDGLAILADMVKEAKAAGKSQLSGPEVFKMYDTYGFPVDLTEDFAGEQGLTVDRDGFEQAMEEQRERARAARQDVDSMQTQGGPLSELTVTSEFVGYTELVTTGKVEAIVLGNQLVDQADEGQTVQVVLSRTPFYAESGGQVNDEGELVSDSVKARVSDVQKGPMGQNVHTVTIVAGTLHVGDEVRAEVNRESRLDITKNHTATHLLHQALKDVLGTHVNQAGSLVAPDRLRFDFTHISSITSEELERIEAIVNEKVWANLLVEISHRSLAEAKEMGAMALFGEKYGDVVRVVKVGGYSLELCGGCHVSNTAEIGLFKIISESGIGAGTRRIEAVTGRGAYTYLNEQLSILKDVAQALKAPLLAEAPARVEGLQQQLKDVQRENESLRAKLGNIEAASLTDELQVVDGVQVLAARVSASDMDNLRGMVDELKNKLGSAVIVLGAVEGDKVNLVTGVTKDLIDRGLHAGKMIKEVATRCGGGGGGRPDMAQAGGKDPSKLQEALDMVTELVKGQMAAK; this is encoded by the coding sequence ATGAAAAAGCTGACAGGCAACCAAATCCGCAGGATGTTTTTAGACTTTTTTGTGCAAAAAGGGCACCGTATCGAACCCAGCGCATCCCTGGTTCCGGTGGACGACCCGTCCCTGCTTTGGATCAACAGCGGGGTGGCCACGCTGAAAAAGTATTTTGACGGACGGATCATTCCGGAGAATCCGCGCATCACCAACTCGCAGAAATCGATCCGCACCAACGACATCGAAAATGTAGGCCGCACGGCACGCCACCATACCTTCTTCGAGATGCTGGGCAATTTCTCCATCGGCGATTACTTCAAGGAAGAGGCCATCCACTGGGCTTGGGAATTCCTCACCAGCAAGGACTGGATTGGCTTCGACCCGGAGAAGCTGTCTGTTACCATTCATCCCGAAGACGACGAAGCCTTCGAGATCTGGCACAAGCAGATTGGCTTGCCAGAGGAGCGCATCATTCGCCTCGAGGGCAACTTCTGGGACATCGGGGAAGGTCCGAGCGGTCCTAATACTGAGATTTTCTACGATCGCGGCGAAGCGTTCGGCAATGACCCGAACGATCCGGAGCTGTACCCGGGCGGGGAGAATGAGCGCTATCTGGAAGTATGGAATCTGGTGTTCTCCCAGTTTAACCACAATCCGGACGGCACCTACACGCCGCTGCCGAAAAAGAACATCGATACCGGCATGGGCCTGGAGCGGATGGCCTCCATTATTCAGGAGGTGGACAACAACTTTGAAACCGACCTGTTGTTCCCGCTGATCGAAGCGACCAGCGCTATTTCCGGCGTCGCCTACAAACAGTCGCCGGAAACCGATGTCGCCCTCAAGGTGATCGCCGACCATGCCCGTACCGTTACGTTTGCGATTGGCGACGGCGCTCTGCCGTCCAATGAAGGACGCGGCTACGTCATCCGCCGCCTGCTCCGCCGCGCTGTGCGGATGGGCAAAAAGCTGGGCATCGAAAAGCCGTTCCTGTTTGGCCTGACCGAAACCGTCGGCAAGATGATGGGCGAATTCTATCCGGAAGTGGTAGAAAAGCGCGCATTCATCGAAAAAGTGATTCGCGCCGAGGAAGAGCGCTTCCACGAGACGCTGAACGACGGCCTGGCGATTCTGGCCGACATGGTGAAGGAAGCGAAAGCAGCGGGCAAAAGCCAGCTGTCCGGTCCCGAGGTCTTCAAAATGTACGACACGTACGGCTTCCCTGTAGATCTTACGGAGGACTTCGCCGGCGAGCAGGGTCTCACCGTCGATCGCGATGGCTTTGAGCAGGCGATGGAAGAACAGCGGGAGCGCGCCCGTGCGGCCCGTCAGGACGTAGACAGCATGCAGACGCAGGGAGGACCACTTTCTGAGCTGACGGTTACGAGTGAATTTGTTGGATATACTGAATTGGTAACGACTGGGAAAGTAGAAGCGATCGTTCTGGGCAATCAGCTGGTTGACCAGGCGGACGAGGGTCAAACGGTTCAGGTGGTTCTCAGCCGGACGCCTTTCTATGCCGAAAGCGGCGGACAGGTAAACGATGAAGGAGAGCTGGTCTCCGACAGCGTGAAAGCCCGCGTCAGCGATGTGCAAAAAGGACCGATGGGACAAAACGTCCACACCGTCACCATTGTAGCGGGTACGCTGCATGTCGGCGACGAGGTGCGTGCCGAGGTCAACCGTGAATCCCGCCTCGACATCACCAAAAACCATACGGCCACTCACCTCCTGCACCAGGCATTGAAAGACGTGCTGGGCACTCATGTGAATCAGGCAGGTTCCCTGGTAGCTCCGGACCGTCTCCGCTTCGACTTTACACATATCAGCTCGATTACGTCTGAGGAGCTGGAGAGGATCGAAGCGATTGTGAACGAGAAGGTATGGGCCAATCTGTTGGTCGAGATCTCTCACCGTTCGCTCGCGGAGGCAAAAGAGATGGGCGCCATGGCCTTGTTCGGCGAAAAATACGGCGATGTCGTCCGCGTCGTCAAAGTGGGCGGATACAGCCTGGAGCTTTGCGGCGGATGCCATGTGAGCAATACAGCGGAAATCGGTCTCTTCAAAATCATCAGCGAGAGCGGCATCGGTGCCGGCACACGCCGGATCGAAGCGGTTACCGGACGCGGCGCTTACACCTATCTCAATGAGCAGCTGAGCATTCTCAAGGACGTGGCGCAAGCGCTGAAGGCTCCGCTTCTGGCAGAGGCTCCGGCACGCGTCGAGGGACTGCAGCAGCAGCTCAAGGATGTACAGCGGGAGAATGAATCCCTGCGCGCCAAGCTGGGCAATATCGAAGCGGCATCCCTGACTGACGAGCTCCAGGTGGTGGACGGGGTGCAGGTATTGGCTGCACGCGTCTCCGCTTCTGACATGGATAACCTGCGCGGCATGGTGGATGAACTGAAGAACAAACTGGGCTCGGCCGTCATCGTGCTGGGGGCGGTGGAAGGAGACAAGGTGAACCTCGTCACAGGGGTGACCAAGGATCTGATCGACCGGGGCTTGCATGCTGGGAAAATGATTAAAGAAGTAGCGACGCGCTGCGGCGGCGGCGGCGGTGGCCGTCCCGACATGGCTCAGGCCGGCGGGAAGGACCCGTCCAAGCTGCAGGAAGCGCTTGATATGGTCACAGAGCTGGTGAAAGGGCAGATGGCGGCGAAGTAA
- the recD2 gene encoding SF1B family DNA helicase RecD2 gives MSQQTLPLFAESFVRGNIVQEIFYNEETWYGVIRLKVEETAEPIKESEIVVVGNFPRPHPEELYTFYGEWKTHPRFGQQFAASRYERETPKTAAGVEKYLASGLFQGIGKKMAKRIVEHLGVNALSIIADRPEALAEIPGISETRAKQIYGSVMEHRSLEQAMVFLYEFGIGVQLALRIYQTYKLETMKVLTEEPYRLIEDVQGIGFKRADEIARSTGIAASSEQRIQAAVIFTLQEASYAEGHVFLPMEELVEKTMRLLHECGGHLFQPEEISQAIEALFVSSKLVWDEDRVYLPSLFFAEVGLAKRLRFFADREDFGSFPVSELYHALGAVEEELAITYAQTQRDAIEQAIKSGLMLLTGGPGTGKTTVIRGICRVFAYLHGISFDLKKYDEKNPFPILLAAPTGRAAKRMAETTGLPAMTIHRLLGWKGESFEHDAEHQIQGKLLIVDEMSMVDVWLANQLFRALPSDMQVILVGDPDQLPSVGPGNVLQDMIRSGLLPRIQLTEIYRQAQESSIIRLAHDVRKGIVPDDLLQTSPDRRFFTSSPQDVNEAVKQICLGAVRKGYTAKDVQVLAPMYKGNAGVNRLNEELQELFNPKTGQKREVAFGDTRFRTGDKVLQLVNNAEEQVFNGDMGEIVAIFYPNENAENEEMIVVSFDGREVTYKRSDYHQLTLAYCCSVHKSQGSEFPIVVMPFVRNYHRMLRRKLVYTGITRSKAFLIMCGEPEAFRLAVQSDEEGVRYSYLEERLKQG, from the coding sequence ATGTCGCAGCAAACACTCCCTTTGTTTGCCGAATCATTTGTTCGCGGCAATATCGTTCAAGAAATTTTTTACAATGAAGAAACATGGTACGGAGTTATACGTCTTAAAGTAGAGGAGACAGCGGAACCGATCAAGGAGTCAGAGATCGTCGTGGTCGGGAACTTTCCCCGGCCGCATCCGGAAGAACTCTATACATTCTATGGAGAATGGAAAACACACCCTCGTTTTGGACAGCAGTTCGCCGCCTCCCGGTATGAGCGCGAAACCCCCAAAACGGCGGCTGGCGTAGAAAAATATCTGGCCAGTGGTCTCTTCCAGGGAATTGGAAAAAAGATGGCGAAACGGATCGTGGAGCATTTGGGCGTCAATGCGCTGTCCATCATCGCAGACCGTCCCGAAGCGCTGGCGGAGATTCCGGGCATCTCGGAAACACGCGCCAAGCAGATTTATGGTTCGGTGATGGAACATCGTTCCTTGGAACAGGCCATGGTGTTTTTGTACGAGTTCGGCATCGGCGTCCAGCTGGCATTGCGCATCTACCAGACCTACAAGCTGGAGACGATGAAGGTCCTGACGGAAGAACCTTACCGCCTGATCGAGGATGTGCAGGGTATCGGCTTCAAGCGTGCGGATGAAATCGCCCGTTCCACGGGAATTGCCGCCTCCTCCGAGCAGCGGATTCAGGCCGCAGTGATCTTCACGCTGCAGGAGGCTTCCTACGCGGAGGGACATGTCTTCCTGCCCATGGAGGAATTGGTGGAAAAGACGATGCGCCTCCTGCATGAATGCGGCGGCCATCTGTTTCAGCCAGAGGAGATCAGCCAGGCCATCGAGGCGCTGTTTGTGTCATCCAAGCTGGTGTGGGACGAAGACAGGGTATACCTGCCCAGCCTGTTCTTTGCGGAAGTGGGCCTCGCCAAACGGCTTCGCTTTTTCGCGGATCGCGAGGATTTCGGTTCGTTTCCCGTCTCCGAGCTGTATCATGCGCTCGGCGCGGTAGAAGAGGAACTGGCGATCACCTATGCCCAGACGCAGCGGGACGCGATCGAACAGGCGATCAAGTCGGGTCTCATGCTGCTGACGGGCGGACCCGGAACAGGGAAGACGACAGTGATCCGCGGGATCTGTCGCGTTTTTGCCTATCTGCACGGCATCTCCTTCGATCTCAAAAAGTACGATGAAAAAAATCCGTTTCCGATCCTGCTGGCTGCGCCTACCGGCCGGGCAGCCAAACGGATGGCTGAAACAACCGGTCTCCCTGCCATGACGATTCACCGCTTGCTTGGCTGGAAGGGAGAGAGCTTCGAGCATGATGCCGAACATCAGATTCAGGGCAAGCTGCTGATCGTCGACGAGATGTCGATGGTCGACGTCTGGCTGGCCAATCAGCTGTTCAGAGCGCTGCCCAGCGACATGCAAGTCATCCTCGTCGGCGACCCGGACCAGCTGCCCTCCGTGGGGCCGGGCAATGTGCTCCAGGATATGATCCGCTCCGGCCTGTTGCCGCGCATACAGTTGACCGAGATCTACCGTCAGGCGCAGGAGTCCTCGATCATCCGTCTGGCGCATGATGTGCGCAAGGGAATCGTCCCGGACGATTTGCTTCAGACCTCCCCAGATCGAAGATTTTTCACAAGTTCGCCACAAGATGTAAATGAAGCGGTGAAACAAATTTGCTTGGGCGCCGTAAGAAAAGGATATACAGCAAAAGATGTTCAGGTGCTCGCCCCGATGTACAAGGGAAATGCCGGGGTGAATCGGCTGAACGAGGAGCTTCAAGAGCTGTTTAACCCCAAGACGGGGCAGAAGCGGGAAGTGGCGTTTGGCGATACCCGTTTCCGCACCGGGGACAAAGTGCTTCAGCTGGTAAACAATGCCGAAGAACAGGTGTTCAACGGCGATATGGGTGAGATTGTTGCGATCTTTTACCCGAATGAAAACGCAGAGAATGAAGAGATGATCGTGGTTTCCTTTGACGGTCGCGAAGTCACCTACAAGCGATCCGACTACCATCAGTTGACGCTCGCCTATTGCTGCTCGGTACATAAGTCGCAAGGCAGCGAGTTTCCCATCGTCGTCATGCCGTTTGTAAGAAATTACCATCGCATGCTGCGGCGAAAGCTGGTGTATACGGGAATCACGCGAAGCAAAGCATTTTTAATCATGTGTGGAGAGCCGGAAGCATTTCGCCTCGCCGTTCAAAGCGATGAGGAAGGCGTGCGATACAGCTACCTGGAGGAACGTCTGAAACAAGGTTGA
- the ruvX gene encoding Holliday junction resolvase RuvX, whose translation MKRIMGLDLGDKTIGVAVSDEMGWTAQGVETIKRQSREKDLARLDELIASYQVGEIVVGLPKNMNGTIGPRGESCQAFARMLEERMALPVHLWDERLTTMAAERMLIAADVSRQKRKKVIDKMAAVLILQGYLDAKSR comes from the coding sequence ATGAAGCGGATTATGGGATTGGATCTGGGCGACAAGACCATCGGGGTCGCTGTCAGCGATGAGATGGGCTGGACTGCCCAGGGCGTGGAGACAATCAAACGCCAATCGCGGGAAAAGGATCTGGCGCGGTTGGACGAGCTGATTGCCAGCTACCAGGTGGGAGAAATTGTCGTCGGTCTGCCCAAGAACATGAACGGAACCATCGGCCCCCGGGGCGAGAGCTGTCAGGCTTTTGCCCGCATGCTGGAAGAGCGGATGGCGCTGCCTGTTCATCTCTGGGACGAGAGGCTGACGACGATGGCGGCGGAGCGGATGCTGATCGCTGCAGATGTCAGCCGGCAAAAGCGCAAAAAAGTAATAGACAAAATGGCGGCGGTACTCATTCTGCAGGGGTATCTGGACGCCAAATCGAGGTGA
- a CDS encoding TerC family protein — protein MEMLLTPAFWSALLAIIVIDLVLAGDNALVIGMAARNLPAHQQKKAIIWGTVGAVVIRAAATLAVVWLLKIPGLLLVGGLMLIWIAMKLLVQQDGHESVKAGSSLGSAIWTIVVADAVMGLDNVIAVAGAAHGSFLLVVLGLVISVPVMVWGSTLVLKLMERYPAVIYIGSAVLAYTAGSMITSEPFIKTFFVQYPALKWVLIAVIVVGVLLIGRMKDQAQKRVAEQS, from the coding sequence TTGGAGATGCTGTTAACACCCGCTTTTTGGTCTGCTCTGCTCGCCATCATCGTGATCGATCTTGTCCTCGCAGGTGACAATGCCCTTGTCATTGGTATGGCTGCTCGCAATTTGCCGGCCCACCAACAGAAAAAGGCGATCATCTGGGGAACAGTCGGTGCGGTGGTCATTCGGGCTGCCGCGACGCTCGCCGTCGTCTGGCTGCTCAAGATTCCGGGCCTGCTGCTCGTCGGCGGGCTGATGCTGATCTGGATTGCGATGAAGCTGCTGGTACAACAGGATGGTCATGAATCGGTCAAAGCCGGCTCCAGCCTGGGCTCCGCCATCTGGACCATCGTCGTAGCCGACGCTGTCATGGGATTGGATAATGTGATCGCGGTGGCAGGTGCGGCGCACGGCAGCTTCCTTTTAGTGGTCCTCGGCTTGGTCATCAGCGTACCGGTCATGGTTTGGGGCAGTACGCTCGTCCTGAAGCTGATGGAGCGCTATCCGGCTGTCATCTACATTGGATCGGCTGTCCTGGCCTATACCGCCGGCAGCATGATTACCAGCGAACCCTTTATCAAAACCTTCTTCGTCCAGTACCCTGCACTGAAGTGGGTATTGATTGCGGTCATCGTAGTCGGCGTCCTCTTAATCGGACGAATGAAGGACCAGGCACAAAAAAGAGTTGCCGAACAATCGTAA
- the mltG gene encoding endolytic transglycosylase MltG: MYMDHDDQPDHPPGKKRRRGGRLLRILVILCCVILLGLGGAAYYVYQGLQPVAGEAVEKRVEIPAGSSVKQIGRILHENGLIRNPDLFTYYVKYKGTGSRLQAGAYQFQTGQSIDELVLAMADGNTVVDASRFTIPEGWNVEQIADHLAEKELVDKAKFLAEVNQGSFPEYPFVASIPVKEGRKYRLEGYLFPETYEIKKGATEREIIAKMLAQFQKEWKPEWDEQLKKLNMTMDEAVTLASIVEREVVVDKERPVVAGVYYNRMREGWLLQADATVQFVLGKQRDRITYDDLKVESPYNTYLYPGLPPGPIANAGRESLAAVAYPEQHDYFFYVTKKDGTSEHYFSRTLQEHEANDRKSRGK; this comes from the coding sequence ATGTATATGGATCATGATGATCAACCGGATCACCCGCCGGGGAAAAAGCGGCGGCGGGGCGGCCGTCTTCTGCGGATCCTGGTCATCCTGTGCTGCGTGATTCTGCTTGGTCTGGGAGGGGCCGCTTACTACGTCTACCAGGGACTGCAGCCCGTCGCTGGCGAGGCTGTGGAGAAACGAGTGGAGATACCCGCTGGTTCGTCTGTCAAACAGATAGGCCGGATCCTGCACGAAAACGGTTTGATACGCAATCCGGATCTGTTCACATACTATGTCAAATACAAAGGGACCGGCTCGCGTCTGCAGGCCGGGGCCTACCAGTTTCAGACCGGGCAGAGCATCGACGAGCTCGTGCTAGCGATGGCGGACGGAAATACAGTGGTGGACGCCAGCCGGTTTACCATTCCGGAGGGGTGGAATGTCGAGCAAATCGCTGATCATCTGGCCGAGAAGGAATTGGTGGACAAGGCCAAATTCCTTGCCGAAGTGAATCAGGGGAGCTTTCCCGAATACCCGTTCGTGGCGTCTATTCCAGTCAAAGAAGGGCGTAAATACCGGTTGGAAGGTTATTTGTTCCCGGAGACGTACGAGATCAAAAAGGGAGCGACGGAGCGCGAGATCATCGCGAAAATGCTGGCTCAGTTCCAAAAAGAGTGGAAGCCCGAGTGGGACGAGCAGCTAAAAAAGCTGAACATGACCATGGATGAAGCGGTCACGCTGGCGTCCATCGTGGAGCGCGAGGTTGTCGTGGACAAGGAGCGGCCGGTAGTGGCGGGCGTCTACTACAACCGCATGCGGGAAGGCTGGCTGCTGCAGGCAGACGCGACGGTGCAGTTCGTCCTCGGAAAGCAGCGGGACCGGATCACGTATGACGACCTGAAGGTAGAAAGCCCGTATAACACCTATCTTTATCCGGGACTGCCGCCGGGGCCCATCGCCAATGCCGGCAGAGAGTCGCTTGCCGCTGTCGCGTATCCCGAGCAGCATGACTACTTCTTTTATGTAACCAAAAAGGACGGCACCTCCGAGCATTACTTCTCCCGCACGCTGCAGGAGCATGAGGCCAATGACCGAAAGAGCCGCGGCAAGTAA